A genomic stretch from Lathyrus oleraceus cultivar Zhongwan6 chromosome 2, CAAS_Psat_ZW6_1.0, whole genome shotgun sequence includes:
- the LOC127123261 gene encoding uncharacterized protein LOC127123261 yields the protein MDKLTSQIKELELENPQLRVQLKRAKERNHVLEDKGKQVCEKFEDCKKRLRLAEGQRVWVGGALQGANSELDFHNEELDRASRIIKDLENTIKRSNAMKKEAREDYEAHILELRTTLKEYKDFLAKEQLEKEKIHRSFIREQHWEERCHGFEASIAQRDEIIHNLQALYEEWRDKYTNMTVLTNYALQDFPDKLKEADLIMCPDNTPEEVYHFVKFCKRTMAELITDIEALRKSQGVTFRVDI from the exons ATGGACAAACTTACCAGCCAAATCAAAGAGCTCGAGTTGGAAAACCCTCAACTACGAGTCCAGCTGAAACGTGCCAAGGAACGTAACCACGTCTTGGAGGATAAGGGTAAGCAAGTTTGTGAAAAATTTGAAGATTGCAAGAAAAGGCTCCGATTAGCCGAGGGACAAAGAGTTTGGGTTGGTGGAGCTTTACAAGGAGCTAATTCTGAGCTAGACTTCCATAACGAAGAGTTGGATCGAGCGTCCCGAATCATCAAGGACCTTGAAAATACTATCAAGAGGTCTAATGCCATGAAGAAAGAAGCGAGGGAAGATTACGAGGCCCATATTCTCGAACTAAGGACCACTCTAAAAGAGTATAAGGACTTTCTAGCCAAGGAGCAACTAGAGAAAGAAAAGATTCACCGAAGCTTCATACGTGAGCA ACATTGGGAGGAGCGTTGCCATGGATTTGAAGCTTCCATTGCTCAAAGGGACGAAATCATCCATAATCTCCAAGCCCTTTATGAAGAATGGAGGGACAAGTACACCAACATGACGGTATTAACTAACTATGCCCTTCAAGACTTTCCCGACAAGTTGAAGGAGGCGGATCTGATCATGTGCCCAGATAATACCCCCGAAGAGGTCTACCACTTCGTCAAGTTCTGCAAAAGAACAATGGCCGAACTCATCACCGACATTGAGGCTCTccgcaagtctcaaggggtcacttTTAGGGTGGATATCTAG
- the LOC127123262 gene encoding uncharacterized protein LOC127123262, whose amino-acid sequence MDLVKYIFEKPALTGRVTQWQMALTEYDIQYVTQKAIKGSVLSDYLAQQPLEDYQSMRFEFPDEDIMLIRDCNIPDPEEGPEPGCRWTMVFDGASNAHGNGVEAVITSPTNFHLPFTAQLYFECTNNMAEYEACIFGIEAAIDLRIKILEVYGDSALVISQVKGDWDTIVHKPIPYKEYVLKLVPYFDEITFHHIPREENQLADALATLASMFKVK is encoded by the coding sequence atggatcttgtcaaatacatctttgagaagccggctctaACCGGTAGAGTAACCCAATGGCAAATGGCTTTAACCGAGTACGATATTCAATATGTcactcaaaaggccatcaaagggagtgtattgtctgattatcttgCACAACAACCCTTGGAGGACTATCAGTCTATGCGTTTTGAATTCCCCGACGAGGATATCATGTTGATTAGGGATTGCAACATCCCCGATCCCGAGGAAGGACCCGAGCCTGGATGTCGATGGACcatggtttttgatggagcttctaatgcTCATGGCAATGGCGTTGAGGCAGTAATCACTTCTCCAACTAATTTCCACCTCCCCTTCACCGCCCAATTATattttgaatgtacaaacaatatggccgaatacgaggcttgtatctttgGTATTGAAGCTGCTATCGATCTAAGAATTAAAATCCTGGAAGTCTATGGGgactcagccttggtaatcagccaagtcaaaggagattgggatacTATAGTTCATAAGCCCATTCCTTACAAAGAGTATGTCTTGAAACTAGTCCCCTACTTCGATGAAATTACATTCCACCACAtccctcgagaagagaatcagctAGCTGACGCTTTGGCAACTTTGGCGTCCATGTTTAAAGTTAAGTAG
- the LOC127119514 gene encoding uncharacterized protein LOC127119514 isoform X1 produces the protein MFETHFFRNVITQWCNKYDARFFESRHHWNCWKMTITKSEQLKHGRQEKSCKNFRKNFDLNVTAQELEEEPDLQCELIENHYSGYREKHVDNHSMETDKHEELVPQAKTIEVSVDHLLILAQSAETLAAQSEDSVPCTHTANNQNQDQACSQELLGSLSSGSGTRLTQIRKQARCKYLLSGQDTDDDNQSKHLQRKTIRLSEIKHQARCKSKNDLPPSQMITGPRNEHRQGKMLRLSQMKHQARSKNNAVMQDSENHKECQHDAKRLRSFKTKKPRQQLRTERVKNSAGTRLQDDAILPKHNGLITYQQELPQTSEGTENLEANSREYKLQGHHGSNESSGLRYKSFQYIPNSLPVQNNVLLFTGLPNYTFQLYDPNLGQMLYLNHVQLKEYHRVISRHHRAERIKEQRATKYKQQKPKNHVLEANSKAQKENLPVKRLRLTQLRREVRIGNQCSVMQGPGKN, from the exons ATGTTTGAAACCCATTTTTTCAG AAACGTAATCACTCAATGGTGTAACAAGTACGATGCTCGTTTCTTTGAGTCTCGTCATCACTGGAATTGTTGGAAGATGACAATTACGAAAAGTGAGCAGCTTAAGCATGGTCGACAAGAAAAGAGCTGTAAGAATTTTCGTAAGAACTTTGATCTAAATGTAACTGCTCAAGAGCTGGAGGAAGAGCCCGATTTGCAGTGCGAGTTAATAGAAAATCATTATAGCGGATACCGTGAGAAGCATGTAGATAACCATAGTATGGAAACCGATAAACATGAAGAACTGGTACCTCAGGCAAAGACGATCGAAGTATCCGTTGATCACTTGTTGATTCTAGCACAATCTGCTGAGACATTAGCAGCACAATCTGAGGATAGTGTGCCTTGCACACATACAGCAAACAACCAAAATCAAG ATCAGGCGTGCTCTCAAGAACTACTTGGTAGTTTGTCATCAGGATCCGGAACCCGATTAACTCAAATACGGAAGCAAGCTAGATGTAAATATCTTTTATCGGGTCAAGATACGGATGACGATAACCAAAGCAAACATTTACAAAGAAAAACAATCCGCCTGAGCGAAATAAAGCATCAAGCTAGATGTAAAAGCAAGAATGATTTGCCACCATCACAAATGATCACTGGACCGAGAAACGAGCATCGGCAAGGAAAGATGCTACGTCTAAGTCAGATGAAACACCAAGCTCGTTCCAAAAACAATGCAGTGATGCAGGATAGTGAAAATCACAAGGAATGTCAACATGATGCAAAGCGATTAAGGTCATTCAAGACTAAAAAACCCAGGCAACAGTTAAGGACGGAGCGCGTGAAAAACTCTGCCGGTACAAGATTGCAAGACGATGCAATTTTGCCAAAACATAATGGTCTAATTACATATCAACAAGAGCTTCCTCAAACGTCTGAAGGTACTGAAAATTTAGAAGCAAATTCTCGCGAATATAAACTTCAAGGACATCACGGTTCCAATGAATCGTCAGGGCTCAGATACAAATCATTTCAATATATTCCAAACAGTCTTCCGGTGCAAAACAATGTACTTTTGTTCACCGGCTTACCAAATTACACATTTCAGCTATATGATCCAAATTTGGGGCAGATGTTGTACTTGAATCATGTGCAGCTCAAGGAATATCACCGTGTTATTTCGCGCCATCATCGAGCAGAGCGTATCAAAGAGCAAAGGGCGACGAAGTATAAGCAACAAAAACCAAAGAATCATGTACTAG AAGCAAATTCAAAGGCACAAAAAGAAAATCTACCTGTAAAAAGACTACGCTTAACTCAACTGAGACGCGAAGTTCGTATAGGGAATCAATGTTCTGTCATGCAAGGACCTGGCAAAAATTAG
- the LOC127119514 gene encoding uncharacterized protein LOC127119514 isoform X2: MTITKSEQLKHGRQEKSCKNFRKNFDLNVTAQELEEEPDLQCELIENHYSGYREKHVDNHSMETDKHEELVPQAKTIEVSVDHLLILAQSAETLAAQSEDSVPCTHTANNQNQDQACSQELLGSLSSGSGTRLTQIRKQARCKYLLSGQDTDDDNQSKHLQRKTIRLSEIKHQARCKSKNDLPPSQMITGPRNEHRQGKMLRLSQMKHQARSKNNAVMQDSENHKECQHDAKRLRSFKTKKPRQQLRTERVKNSAGTRLQDDAILPKHNGLITYQQELPQTSEGTENLEANSREYKLQGHHGSNESSGLRYKSFQYIPNSLPVQNNVLLFTGLPNYTFQLYDPNLGQMLYLNHVQLKEYHRVISRHHRAERIKEQRATKYKQQKPKNHVLEANSKAQKENLPVKRLRLTQLRREVRIGNQCSVMQGPGKN, from the exons ATGACAATTACGAAAAGTGAGCAGCTTAAGCATGGTCGACAAGAAAAGAGCTGTAAGAATTTTCGTAAGAACTTTGATCTAAATGTAACTGCTCAAGAGCTGGAGGAAGAGCCCGATTTGCAGTGCGAGTTAATAGAAAATCATTATAGCGGATACCGTGAGAAGCATGTAGATAACCATAGTATGGAAACCGATAAACATGAAGAACTGGTACCTCAGGCAAAGACGATCGAAGTATCCGTTGATCACTTGTTGATTCTAGCACAATCTGCTGAGACATTAGCAGCACAATCTGAGGATAGTGTGCCTTGCACACATACAGCAAACAACCAAAATCAAG ATCAGGCGTGCTCTCAAGAACTACTTGGTAGTTTGTCATCAGGATCCGGAACCCGATTAACTCAAATACGGAAGCAAGCTAGATGTAAATATCTTTTATCGGGTCAAGATACGGATGACGATAACCAAAGCAAACATTTACAAAGAAAAACAATCCGCCTGAGCGAAATAAAGCATCAAGCTAGATGTAAAAGCAAGAATGATTTGCCACCATCACAAATGATCACTGGACCGAGAAACGAGCATCGGCAAGGAAAGATGCTACGTCTAAGTCAGATGAAACACCAAGCTCGTTCCAAAAACAATGCAGTGATGCAGGATAGTGAAAATCACAAGGAATGTCAACATGATGCAAAGCGATTAAGGTCATTCAAGACTAAAAAACCCAGGCAACAGTTAAGGACGGAGCGCGTGAAAAACTCTGCCGGTACAAGATTGCAAGACGATGCAATTTTGCCAAAACATAATGGTCTAATTACATATCAACAAGAGCTTCCTCAAACGTCTGAAGGTACTGAAAATTTAGAAGCAAATTCTCGCGAATATAAACTTCAAGGACATCACGGTTCCAATGAATCGTCAGGGCTCAGATACAAATCATTTCAATATATTCCAAACAGTCTTCCGGTGCAAAACAATGTACTTTTGTTCACCGGCTTACCAAATTACACATTTCAGCTATATGATCCAAATTTGGGGCAGATGTTGTACTTGAATCATGTGCAGCTCAAGGAATATCACCGTGTTATTTCGCGCCATCATCGAGCAGAGCGTATCAAAGAGCAAAGGGCGACGAAGTATAAGCAACAAAAACCAAAGAATCATGTACTAG AAGCAAATTCAAAGGCACAAAAAGAAAATCTACCTGTAAAAAGACTACGCTTAACTCAACTGAGACGCGAAGTTCGTATAGGGAATCAATGTTCTGTCATGCAAGGACCTGGCAAAAATTAG